The Mus caroli unplaced genomic scaffold, CAROLI_EIJ_v1.1 scaffold_21033_1, whole genome shotgun sequence genome includes the window CCATTGCTTATGTTTTTGCCCTTGCCTCAtgccatctggttatctatgGTGTTAACTGGTCTTGCTATCTTTGACTGTGACTTAtccttcctgcaagcctgtgtgtcagtactcctggtagacaagttttctctgggaggaatttgggtatggagagctgtagcaCTGGGTCATCTGCAGGGTGCAGTTGGAAACTGGAAGTATCCTGTCCAAGGCTGCTCCtctcttcctgtgtcctgagtATTCCAGGCATGTCTTTttaagcagaagtggtggtctgaCCTGTGTTCACAGGCTtatctgcactcctgggagacaagctctcttgGTGGTTTTTGTGTAATGAGCACTGTGACAAAGGAACATCTCCTGGCTCCTCTGTTCCTTCATTCAGGTACAGAACAATCACAGAGAGTCATGGAACTGGACCTAGGCTATTACTATGGCAACAAAAGTTacaaagaaacagcaagaagGTTTCAGATGAAGTTAGTATGAGAATTGGATTAATGTCAAGAAGGATGCAGACATGATGCTTTCTGATTAATGCTATTACTTGGGAGAGGTAGAAATACTAAGTCAGTGGAGAGCTTTTGAAGGTGTTGTTGTACCACTGAGGCATGCTAAGTGAGTAAGCTGAGAGGAGAGTGGACAGTGGTGAAGTGCAGCGGGGCAGTGCTCACTCCAAAGCCAACTCTGAGGTCCAGGCCAAGTCTCTTCATCACGGCTCTGCTTTGCTTCTTGACATCTCCACCATGTTTTCAGATGTGTCAGGGGTGTCCTGCAGTGCACTCTGGAGAACCATTTTGAGGGTTTTGTGCTTCAACCGATGCCTGAATGAGCCCACGAAGAAGTAAATAATGGGGTTGGCACAGCTGTTAACAGCAGTTAGGACAAATGATGCCAGAATAAGTTTATAATCTAGTACACTGAAACCACCCTTAATCCAGGGTAACAGGAACCAGAAGAAGCCCAGGGGCAACccacagagaagaaaaaccaaaatggtCAGCATGATGGTCACGAATAATCTGCTAaatttcttcttctcagcaccacagaaCAACCTGGCCAGCAGAGCCAGGGTGGACAAACAGAGGACTACAAACAAAAAAACCGGGTATATTCTGATGAAGAATTCCGATGCCTGACACACAGAGTTAATTTCATATTTGGGACCAAATAAATCACAGAAATATCTGTTCAGAAGGCAGATCAACAGGGACAGGACCCAGATCACAACACACATGACAGATGATGTGTGTTCTGTGCTGCGGCAGCGATACCAGATGGGGCACAGGACAGACAGGCAGCGCTCAGTGCTGATggcactgagcatgctcaggccTGTGATGTAGAGAACCGTTCTGATGGTGTCAAAGCAATGGATCAAGATACTGTTGGGTGGGCGAACCTTGAAAAGATGCATTGTGGAATTTATGATGTGACAGACAAGAAAGAAGTAGTCAGCCAGGGCCAAGTTTAGGATGTAGACTAAGAAGGCATTCCTGTGAAATCGGCAGCCCAGGATCCAGAATACAATCCCATTTCCAGTCAGCCCGACCAGTCCAAAGATGATGATCATCAAGTTTGGGACCAGGGTCTCGATATCAATACTTTCAGGGATGGTTTCATTCATTGGATTTGTTGTCGTCGGTGCCATTGCCGAGGCTGAGGTGTTTAGGGCCAGAAACCCTGCACTGGTGTTGCTGGGAACACAAACAAGAAATGAGGCCTTCACTGTGAACAcaactttcaatttcttttttttgtttgtttgtttgtttatttttctgtgtttttttttttgtattagatattttctttatttaatttttaaatgttatcccctttcctgctcttCCCCCCTCCTGGAAATGCGTATCTCATCGTCCCATcctctgcttctttgagggtgttcctcaacccacacacccacttccacctctctGCCCTTGATTCCCTTACACTGAGGCATCTATAGAACCTTCATAGGTTCAAGGAACTCTTCTTCCATCCATGCAAGACatggccatcatctgctacatatgcatctggagccacatgtactcctttgttgatggcttagtccctgggagttcagggagtcgggggggggggtagtgtcTTCtaggttcatattgttgttcttcttatggagctgcaaaccccttcaactccctcagtgttttctctaactcctctgttaGGGACCCTTTGCTCAGTCTGATTGTTGGCTGCTAACATCAAACTCTGCGTTTGAAAGGCCCTGACATGGCCTCttaggaaacagctatatcaggttcctgtcagcattcACTCCTTGACATGTCtgttctacactttatctccatatttgctcttgtgagtattttgttcttcttctaaGAAGGTCTGAAACACCCATACTTTCGTCTTCCTTCTTActgagattcatgtggtctgtgaattttatcctgGTTATTTTCAGCTTTTGGGCTagcatccacttatcagtgagtacataccatgtgtgttcttttgtgattgggttacctcaatcaggatgatattttctatttctatccatttgcctaagtatttcatgaattcctcatttttaatagctgagtaccactccattgtgtaaatgtaccatattttctgtatccattcctctgttgagggaaatctaggttctttccagctcctgggtattataaataaggctactatgaacatagtagagcatgtgtccttaataaaggttggaacatcttcagggTATATGACCAAAAGTGGTATTTCCAGATCCtctgttagtactatgtccaattttctgaggaaccaccaaactgatttcttgAGTGGTTGTACCACAGACCATTCCCACCAGAAagggagtagtgttcctctttctccacatcctcaccagcatcttctgtcactcaATTGCtgctgagtttttgattttagccattctgactgttgtgaggtggaatctcagagttgttttgattgaACATACCTTttgttaaatacatattttattaatacatatttcttgggaacaagcaaaataaaccaaTTCTAAGAATTACCATTTCATTTTCAATATCCATTTAATCATAGAAACTAAACCCAAGGTCCTTGGACACGGGCTGGGGAATGCTCAATAGACAAATAGCTTCTACTATAAGGAAATTTTGAGAGTCCAGAAATCACAGGGGtaacttctccatcttgctggcaggtTCAAATTAAGTTTCTCTTTCCAGATCTACAAACTTACTCCTAACCTGATTGGTGAAAACTCCCTTGCTCAACCCCTCATGTCAAAACATGATTGGACAATGCTACAGCCCATTCTTCTCCCCTATCATTAAGTTTTCAGTCCTTAATTAATCTATACAACTTTCCTTCAAGGTCGTATTTCAGCTCTAGTGTCTGTTCTGCTGCCCCATGGACCAGAATCAGCTTGATTACAATAATTTTTGTCATTTGCACTGATATAGTATTTGAGTTATGTTGGATTTATGTTGGATTTAAGCAGACCCCACAACATACTCACTGTATAAGGTGATGAGTTTTATTATAAGGTATTCAGGTTGTTATAATGCAGTTTTTATGATCAATAATTAATTGTCAGGTCTAGCTTGCCTCTAGGAACAATGGTTTTTATGTTTCAGCGGAGTTGATAGAGGCTTGCAGAGGACAGGCAACTTATTATTAACCCCAAAGCCCAGGTACCCACCCCTCTCCTTTAAGCAGTTCCTTAGAATCATCTCCTCAGTGTTTTGATTAAATGTGGATGAGAGAAAAGCCAGAGAAGAAATATCCAAAGCCAGTAAATATCCAACTTTTTAGATAACAGTTAGTAGTGTAGATTAAGAAAGCATCCAGCTTAAAGAAAGTAAGGAGAAGTGGTTGGAACATGGAAGGGAATAGCAGTTGTCCAGGAAGAAATCACCGTTTGgaatatttctttcttacttcAGGATTTAATCGAGGACCTCCAGGCTAAAGAAGGATGCAGACAGGCACCCAGAAATGAATGCAGGGATTCCACCTTGTCATCTTTTAAGAGACACTAGCCACTATGGTCCCAAtggaatagaaaaggaagaaagtggaaACCCAGCAATTTTACTTTACTTCCCATTATGGGCTTAGCAATGTTCAAATCTAATTTCAGGGCATGAGGTATTAATCTGTTATATTGAACCAATAACTTCAAAAGTAACAAATTATATTTAGATTGTTGACTTGCATACTTGAGTTTGTAGAATCCTTGCTTAACATGgacaaaaaaactaaacaaccagacagagaagaaattttctggtcatggtgtgtgAGCCAGTTTTAATACTGATCTCTGATCTATTGCTGTGATGCTCAAGGTTCTGTGTCCTCAAATCGCTACAAGACCCTACTATGATGCCCTTCACCCCTACACACTCTCCTCATGATATCTGCATCACTACACACTCCTCCCTTGGTGCTAATCATTATGACATACTCCCATTTTAATGTTCTACAACACTTCACACACCAATATGGAACTCTATCCCTCTACACAATCCCACCATGATGCCCTTTATCAGTACACACTCCTAACGTGATGCTACATATAACTAAAGAAGCCTAAGAGGATGGTATAAATAACTACACACTCCCACCATGATGCTCTACAACACTATACACACCAACACAGTGCTCAACATCTGTACAGAGTTCCACCATGATGGTCTACATCTCATGAGGACCCAAAGTTAACTAGATCACTACTCAAGAATTGCTCAGCTCACATTGTGTGTGGCCCTTTTGCATCAATCATTATTGAAGAAATTGCCTACAGACTTGCCTGCCAttcaatctgatggagacattttctcaattctCTCTTGGTTTGTCAAGgtttgtgttgagttgacaaaaatccaaaaccaacccaacccaaccaaaccaaccaaacaagataTACCATTGCAAATAAAGAGGAATATTTCTGAGGGCCTTTCAAGATTCTCTGTCCAGACACTATCCATTGCATGTTCAATGGTGTAAACTAGAAATGTGATTTGAAAAAGTTTACTGTGAGAAAAATTGCACTCCAAGATATTCTTACACAAGTTGAAATTCATTATCCAGTTCATTTGCTGAGATTCTCAAGGGATATTGAAGTCATGACCCTTGTGAGAGCAGGTACTGCTTGAGTTGGTATTAGACATAGCCATTTTGCTTGTGGTGCATCCAGAATACAAAAGTTGGATCGTGGCATTTTCAACTTGAATTCCAAAAGAAAGCTAGAAAGTCTAGCAGTGTGTGGCAGGGTAGTATTCTTTACAGAGGTCAGCCCAAAGAGTGTGGCAAGTGAATTTTTAGGGTAATGCCTAAACTGCAATGGCAAGCCAAGGATGGTGGAGATGCTACaaatagtgtactggctagttttctgtcaacttgacacagctggagttatcacagagaaaggagcttcagttgaggaaatgcctccatgagatccaactgtaaggcattttctcaattagtNNNNNNNNNNNNNNNNNNNNNNNNNNNNNNNNNNNNNNNNNNNNNNNNNNNNNNNNNNNNNNNNNNNNNNNNNNNNNNNNNNNNNNNNNNNNNNNNNNNNNNNNNNNNNNNNNNNNNNNNNNNNNNNNNNNNNNNNNNNNNNNNNNNNNNNNNNNNNNNNNNNNNNNNNNNNNNNNNNNNNNNaataaaccctttcctccccaacttgcttcttggtcatgatgtttgtgcaggaatagaaaccctgactatgacaaattggtaccagcagagttgGGTAtacctgtgacaacctgaccatgttttggggaggactgtgggagGATTTTGGAATGTTGGGCTTGAATATCCACccattgttaagagctctgtcagatgttNtgtaggagcttggaagataatgttgagaacagtacagaagatggaggcctggattgtgaaatttcagagggaaaattaaagactttttagggtcattgctgttttgatttttaagattctgtagttctggtgagctggggctgaagaataagctgtgattaacaagataccagaattactaaagcaaaaactttgcattactgggactattgatgctggttagctgaagctaagaaattagctgtgattaagaagagaccagcatcattgaggtgacatcttctgggaagtgttttctgaaagcacaaattggctgtgttccagagatagccaaggttgtactcctgctgcagagggacttggtaatatgtaagggtcacccaggtgttactggttttgaaggcatgaaggggtcatgcacagcggctgaggctcagcactgtgagagggcatggaaggccattggtgaaggtgcagcatCATttgcaattgaaggcccaggactgaaggggccacgcagtgttttggagatgccagtaccatgagatgaccaacaagagcagcagcaggcagtgtacagtggagtacaggcatctggagcctagaggacaacgcgtgtgctacaaagggcatggctggagaagtgacccaagccctaggaggagcccagaagatcgtgagttggatcccagacattggatggttggagatttatttttgcttttgattgtgactgtgccctgatattttccctcttgaaggaagaaactgttttagtggagaccacagttaagagacttttaattgtaaaaagactttgaattttaaaagagatggatattttgaagagattgaaaatttaagaatatgtaaagactgtgggacttttaaagttatttagatcttggggatgaNNNNNNNNNNNNNNNNNNNNNNNNNNNNNNNNNNNNNNNNNNNNNNNNNNNNNNNNNNNNNNNNNNNNNNNNNNNNNNNNNNNNNNNNNNNNNNNNNNNNNNNNNNNNNNNNNNNNNNNNNNNNNNNNNNNNNNNNNNNNNNNNNNNNNNNNNNNNNNNNNNNNNNNNNNNNNNNNNNNNNNNNNNNNNNNNNNNNNNNNNNNNNNNNNNNNNNNNNNNNNNNNNNNNNNNNNNNNNNNNtccctccatgtcctctgcatcagctactgctttctgacctgcttgagttccagtcctgacttcctttggtgatgaacagcagtatggaagtgtaagcctaataaaccctttcctccccaacttgcttcttggtcatgatgtttgtgcaggaatagaaaccctgacttagacaTATAGATAATTCTGCAGAGGAAAGGCACAGATACCAAGTAGAACCAGCTTCAGAGGGAGGCCAAGTGGGGTAAAAACAGAAAGTCTCTAGGAGCTTAGCTGCCCAAGACTGTTGGCGCTTAGATTATGATATTATATGCCCTAGATATTGGACATGGGCCACAGTGTGCTTCTTACTGAGTTTTGTTCTTGGTGTGATAATATTTTTTCTATCCATTTCTCCATTTATCCCATTGGTATTGTGATGTTTACTCTTCATCACAGTTGGATgggattatataatttttatatttttatagtaatcATGGCTGAAAGTACAACATAAGTCTCAGGAGAGTCTGAATTTATAATGTTGGTTATGATAAAGATTTTGGGGACATTTGCAGTAGGATTGAGAAGAGCACTGGGTAGATTTTTCATTGTGAGGGAGACAGAAGTCATTTGAGGATCAACTGTAAAATTGTGTGGTTTAAAGTGATATTTTGGGGTGTCAGGTTGGAAAGGGGTGGACTTTGTCACAGTTCATCTTGACTGTAAATTTGATTAGGATAACAAACACAGGGGAGATCCATGAGGCATTTCTTTCTATATGTGTGTAAAGTCACCTCCAGAGATCAGCTGATGAGAATGGATGCAATAAATATATTAAACCATTGGTGGACTCCATATGATGGttgtgttttggggtttggggCCTACTTCAGTGATATAGGTCAGTGGCAATGTGTTCCTTGGGGTCACATTTTTCTCTAGAATACTCTCTGTATGCTGATTTCATTCATTAGTTCTAGTGGTCAGGGGACTTAGAGCTTTTACTACAAGTCAGATCCTGTCACCTGCAAAGTTAGGACTGGACCTTCTCActcttaattaatatttatatctttaatcTTGCCGGAACTCAGCAGCAAGGAGTTCtagtactgtgatggtttgtatatgcttggccaaggcTGTGGCATGATTAGTTGTGGctctgttgaagtaggtgtgtcaatgtgggtgtGGGTTATAATACCCTCATTCTAGCTGTGTGGAAGACACtattctgctagctgccttcagatgaattGGTAGAACTATCAGCTCTTCCTGCATCAtgcatgcctgcctagatgctgccatgctcctgccttgatgataatggactgaacctctgaccctgtaaacCCACCACCCAGTAAatattgttcttataagagttgccttggtcatggtgtctgttcacagcaacaaaattGCAACTAAAATAACTACTATGGTGAATGATACAGTAAAAGCCATCTTtgacttttcttgttttattggAGATTTAGACAAAATACTTTTAGATTTTCCTATGACATCAGATGGGCCTCACTGAGTGTGATGTTTATTATATTGAGACACATCCCTTTTAGATCTAGCCATTCAGATTCACTTTTGATATTTTGAAAGGAATGCATATTCAGAAATGTCACATTTTCCATAATTTGGATTATTTtac containing:
- the LOC110289247 gene encoding mas-related G-protein coupled receptor member A4-like, yielding MAPTTTNPMNETIPESIDIETLVPNLMIIIFGLVGLTGNGIVFWILGCRFHRNAFLVYILNLALADYFFLVCHIINSTMHLFKVRPPNSILIHCFDTIRTVLYITGLSMLSAISTERCLSVLCPIWYRCRSTEHTSSVMCVVIWVLSLLICLLNRYFCDLFGPKYEINSVCQASEFFIRIYPVFLFVVLCLSTLALLARLFCGAEKKKFSRLFVTIMLTILVFLLCGLPLGFFWFLLPWIKGGFSVLDYKLILASFVLTAVNSCANPIIYFFVGSFRHRLKHKTLKMVLQSALQDTPDTSENMVEMSRSKAEP